ttctctggctAGGCCCACACTCATTGCTTCACCACTTCAACATTTCCAACATTTCCAGCAGTACCATTAAGTATGTTCCAGTATTTCTTTCAATGATATCGATATAGCTAAATTATTAGTAGCTGATTATATTAGCGATTACTAACATATGAAGTAAAATACACTAGTGggcaaacatttttgaacatgcCATTTTTCCAATTGTTATTGACATGTAAGCAGTTAAAGTCTCTGGAATAACCTAAGCAGTAAGATAAGCAGTAAACTGGGGTAAACCagaggttttttaaaaaacaacagtaaactgaaaatttatctaaactgtaaaataaatgtaaaattgatgTTAATGTAAAAAGTGAAGATAGAGAAGTTATTGCAAAAATTAGAAAAGACACTTGGTTGTGCAACACTACCAGTGGACTACtgaagaatgaatgaacatcTTATGGACTGATGAATCAAAATGTGTAATCTTCAGTTCAGAATGCAGAGTTTTTGAATGTTGTCCAATAGGCTAAATGTTGGTTCCTCAGTGTGTATGACACCTGCTAtcaagcagagaagagagagtgtgatgatctggggcttgtttgctggagcaaaGGTCAGCACCATGTACAGAGTGTCTGGCATGCTGAAGCAGAAGGCCTCCCACAGCATCAGGCAGTCACATGCAGATCTCAGTTTCTAGAATTATTTTCTATCTGCAAAAgatggatttattattattgcggATGATAATTCGAAACTTTTGCTATCTTAATGAGTTATAACTTAACACTGGTGGGATTAGCAAGGAACACAGGCTTTCAAGGTCCCCCAGAAAAGATGTGACTCGCACATACAAGTGTTgagggcagtagtagctcagtggttaaagtgcttgctttgttgctggttcaagccccaccactgccaaattatAACTGTTGGATCCCTGGACCAGACCCTGCaccctcaattattcaagttgtactcagtaataactataaattgctttggattaaaatgtctgctaaattctgtaaatgtatggGTTCAAGTTGGAGGTAGGAAGTCCAGTGTGCTATCTGTTGCACTGCAGAGGTTATAATTGATGACATTCATTTGTTATTGAATGTGAGCTTGAACGTCACATCCTAACAAGTGTTTCAATAATGTAACAGTACCAATGGATTTTGAgctcaggacttcctgtttaccagGCAGCTATtatgaccagctaagccacAGCACCCATTTGCTGAGGCTGAGTCATTGATGAGTGCTTTTACCTTCCACACCTCCAGCAAAGGCAAGTTTTCAGGTGAACCCAGTGCAGAAAAATTGTTggacaaatgtacatttttccaATTGTTATTGACATGTAAGCAGTTCAAGTCTTGTAAATAACCTAAGCAGCAAATCGGGCTAAAccaaaggttttttaaaaattaacagtaaactggaaatggatctaaactgtaaaaataaatgtagttatTGTTAATGTAAGAAGTCATTTTCAATCAGTAGTTAAAAATCTACAGTTGTTctgcagaaatgtatgtaaatttaaACTTTGAAAGTTAATGCAAAGAATTCCTAAGGGTGAACCCCCTGACTTAGCtatcctctctctgtgtgagaaagcagaAGTGATAAAGACTGGAATACTACAtcctttagggcagtgtttGGACAATTCTGTACTGCAGCATTCGGTATGTCGCTATTGTAatagcaagaaaaatgaaattaacaaaggaagacagacaattataaccatttaaagtatAGGTCTTTCCTTTAGAGAAACTGAAAAGATATACACCATCAAAAGGCACTTGAAACCCACAACTTTGACAGGAAGAGgtctgaaaaacaacaacagaaacagaaaacatgtttctgtgagtCTACAGCTTGAATGATGGATGGCTCACAGGATGAGACCTTTAAACACTTGTTAAAAACTTAGCAAGTGCCATTTTCAGCTGTGAAGCTGTAGGTTTGACAGGTTaagtgatggtgagtgtgtgtatgacacctGCTGtcaagcagagaagagagagggtgatgatctggggcttgtCTGTTGGAGCAAAGGTCAGCACCGTGTACAGAGTGTCtgacatgctgacacacacacacagaccatcacAGATGTCCAGCCCAACGTTTTGGCAATCACTCACTAATTAAAAATGGCAGGGCATGCATCAGTGGGTCATCAGTGCTAAAGACGGTCACGATGAAAGACTCAGGACTTGAGCTACAGTAACGTGAACAAAAGCTCTGGTGCCTGCAGCAGTCTCTATTTAATTCTCAAAACGCAAAATGTTTCTGACACCAAGCATCTCTTTCACACAAAATAAGCTTTGGCCtgactgactttttaaaatatccatCTACTGTTTTGCTTGCACTATTTCTAGTATGTAATTTGTACATGAAGTCTGgaatattaaaacataagaATGCCTGTTTACTGTAGAAGAAAAGATGCTATGTGATTTCAGCTCCAGAAAAATAGACCCATATGGCATGAGTAAAACGAGTTATAGAGCAACAAAACTCTGTCAAGCCTACACAAGTATTCTTGGTTATTTGTCGCTACATGTGTGCCCTTATGTAAGTATATTGATTCTTCTACTCCCCTAAACCAAATATTGTATGTTCTGTGCTTATTGGACAGACTATCATGTTTCTCTTGAATGCATGAAGTAAGGATGCTATGaattaaatcatattttctGGATACTGCTAAAGAAACATCCAGCCTGGCTAAGTTGGATGTTATTACTGAGGAATAGTATATAAGGTATCTGTTAAGCAGATTGCAAAGGATAAAAAActcattttaatcagtttaagGACATTTATTCCAATacacaaagagaaggaaaagcttCTTGCTGGGGGTTTTCTGGGAGGAGAATCTTAGATTTGTGGTCGTACAGCATCCAGCTCTTCGAGTCTACTCTGAAGCTTATTCTAATAAAATACCATAATGCCTGTTCCATTAACAAGTACAGGGagctgttaatgttatttgttgttaatatCTTCCtatatttttccctctttctctctccagagcCGTTGTCATGGAGATACGTGGGTTTGCTGTAGGTTTGCTGTTGGCTTTGTCTGCCACCCTGTTGGTTGACACACAGACCACCGACGTGATGAGGCGCTACAAGCACTTTCTCAGACAGCATGTGATCGAGGACATGGAACTGAACCAGTGTGACCAAGTGATCAACAAGAGGAACATCAACAAATGCAACACCAACAACTGCAAAGAAATCAATACCTTCATCCTGGCCACAGATGAGCAGGTCAGGGCAGTTTGCAGTGATGGAGGCACACCTAAGGGTAGGAATCTGTACGAAAGCACCAAACGTTTTCCTTTAGTCATTTGCAAGTTAAAAAAGGGAGCCAGATGCCCCAAATGTGAGTATAATGGTAAAAAGAGCAGGCGAACCATTACAGTGGCTTGTGTCAAGGGCTGGCCTGTGCACTTTGAAGGCAGCAACATTGTTCTTGATTTATTCAAAGGAATTTTTGAAAGGGCTTTGATGATGCTATCTGGTTAAACATTAATGCAAATTCATTAAAGATATTGTAATGTTTGCCAGAACAGACGCTTTCCTCAAAACTAATGGCAAAATATGACATATACTGTGAACAATGTACATGAAACATAGatacttaaaatgtaaactaaCACTTTATTCCATTGTATTACATGGCAGGGGTACATTTTCCACCTCCTGCCCCACCTGTTTATAACTAGAAAGCATATTGGCccacaagaaaacaacaatgtTTTAGGTAAAATTGTTTGCATCAACCACCTGCGGCTGCATTATCTCAAACTGATGAGGTTAAATTTGTCTTTAACTTGTCAAAATGTTTATAGTTTGAACATGattaatctttttcttttttctttacttatactaaataaaacatttttcacttacattttcatgaCTTAGTGCTTAAAATGCCTTTACCAGCCCACTACACTCTACCCCTGAGTATGGACCTGCTTCTCAGCCCACTGGTGGTCCATGGCCTGCAAGTTGAGGAACCCTGTTACAGTGTTGAACACTTATATTTTGTAATGGGAGGGCCTCATCCAAAGTAGAGGTGAACCCAGATCTCTTAGTGTGGCAGACCAGGGCAAATTAGGTGAGCCACCAACTGGTATCAGGACCAAAGAGCAGATCAGCTATGGAGctcgaaaaacaaacaaaagcagagtaaGGCAAAACACAGTAGACCCAACTATGGGCTTGCACCAGCTGGACCTGGGACCTGCAAGACCCCTGAAGGCCTGCAAGGTCATTAGGGGTTTAGGATGAGCAAAATGAGttgttttttctatttccattaatggacattttacatttttattatttcaggtTACATTGTATAAAAGTACTATTGGATTTGATTttacttctgtgtttttcttctgtgtcaCTGAGTGTGGCCCACAGTAAACTAATATTCACAGTCAGACACATGGAAGATGTGCCATGCACAACATATCACAGGGTACTATAGAATACTAGAGGAACGCATGCTTTTGAAATCACTTGTTATAGTCTGGGTAGTTACAGTATTTGATGTCACGGCCACACCGATGTCACGTGAGCAATCACTGTAAAAACTTCCTGCTATATCAAGAAGCTCAGTGTTTCATCATTGGCACATcgagaaacatacaaaaacaaacaaaaacaatcaaaacaggGACGGTGAACTACATCCCACTTCTGGTTACATATTGTAATATACAATGAAGACTGAAGAGAACAAGTCACACGTTCAAGAAAAGAACGTTTGAGGTAGGGCTCAGTGACAAGGACAGTCCCTCAAAAAAAATGACTGAGTTGATCATTATTAAAAAACTGTACCTTATAATTGCAATTAAAACTCTTTTTCTACCCagattatgtttgtttttggtctgACGGGGAAATAATCCAAGTTTACTCTTTTTACATGATTatcttttgtatttaatttgtatttaacatGTTGCGGTATCAGAGTACACATGCGTGAACATGAAAATCTGCTAAAAGAGACATGGAACTGGTTACTGAAGACATGGAGACATCGAACTGGACACTGGCAAGAACCTTTAATCACTGTTctctcttaatctctctctgttCCGGTCTCAACAGTTCTGTAAAAAGCTtctcatgtacacatacatttaagaaattaaaacataaacagaaaaatcGAAAAATCAAACCACACTTTTGccttgtgtgcttttttttactttaatcacATGTTTTTTGTATTGGACATTTTTAACAggttcttttacattttctacctttaataatgtttaaaaaactaGTCCCTGTTTGGTTAGAAATTCAGTACTGCTGAATCAATTGCATTCAATTAAGCTTCTCTCATTCTGAACTTGGATAAGTGTGACTTTGGAAAAGGGGAAGTCTCTTACTTAGGGAAGCTAGACACCAAGATACCGGTGACTCGGTCTTTTCTTCCACCCGACAACAAGCGTTGGACGCTTCCTTGGAATGGTGGGGTTTTACCACTGTTTGTAAGAATTTCTTGACTGTTGTAGCCCTCTAATCAGCTTGCTCCACAATAAGGAACATTTTGTATGTCCCCAACCGTGTCAGAATGATTTTGATGCTGTAAAGGCATTACTCTACCATACCCCCAGTTCTTGCTGCGCCTGATTACTCACATCCTTTTAAACGCAAAGTAGATAACAGCGGTATTGGGACTAGAGCAGTCAGTCCTCATTCAGGAGGACGCACACGGATCCTAACACCCTGATCGTTATTTTTCTAAAAGGTTTATTAAGCTCCTAACAGTGTCCAGCAGCATTGAAAAGGAAACACTTGCGCTGCAAAACTTGGAGGTCTACATTGCTGCAGTTCTCAGCTTCTCACAGTGTATAGCGATCATGATCCACTTGTCTTTCTTTAGCGTTTGGCCAACGCAAACCACCGGCTCATGCATTGGTTGCTCAGAATTCAAGGCTTCAGTCTTAATGTGCACAGTTTGCATAATGGACGGCTCACAGGATGACACCTTCAAACActtgttaaaaatgaacaattctCATTTTaagtgtgatgatctggggcttgtttgctggagtAGAGTGTCTGGCATGGTCcatgccatgtttttttccctttaatatTCCTTGGTGCTTTATTAGGTCACTTCAAACCAAATTTCACTTGCATACAGTCAGAATAGCTAAAGGTCTTTCAAGAAATTGcagttctttttaatttttgtcaCTTTTTATTCCAGACAAGACTTGTTGAGTGTTTGAGTAGGTGTGTTATGCtttactgtactgttcactGACATGATTTAGTTGTATATATTAGAGTGTTGAGATTTATCTTAGCAGATACTGAGCTCCACTCATTTAAAGTCGCACAGCACACCAAGCAGTGGATTTTTCCATTTGCATTCTGAACGTAAATGCTCTTCTATTAGTCGTTAGCTGAGGGGGAGAAAATTAATTAGAAAGACAGGAAACATGATCACCATGAGAATACATCGAGCACAACGAGCTTCACAAACAACAGCAGATGAGAAGGGAGACCGAGAAAGAACGGAGAGAGTGCATGCACATGAATGAGTGAGCACCACATATTGTACTCAGGTCCACATCCACCAGGTGGGGAACTTCCACACTATTAACACTGAACTCGTGATGACATTAAGACTTAAAATAGTtcttaaacacataaacaaataattaaatgcaaaaagtaGTTTGTTGTTAAATAAAGAGTAAGAAACTGCATCAGCCTTTCATGCCAGGAGGCCCTGATGAAGGCTGAGGAAGGTGACTGAGATGGGATGGCAGACTGGACAAATCACGattttttctctgctgtatcAGAGAATTTAGTTTGACGTTTAACATTTTCATGGTGTTGTCTCCGTGAGCACTGTGCACACgcatatgtatgtaaatgataGGGGACTGAGGAAAACTAGAGAGAAGATGTACAGCTGTATGTGTCCAAGAAGGAGAATGTAACCCTTTTGGGGCTgagtacatttaattaacactcttatccagaacaacttacaatttcaatcatgttaTGGAGGCGGgcaagtgtagtgttaggagtcttgcccaaggactcttactggtatagcatagagcacttgcccaGTTCACCACACGAGGCAGCGTTATTTCAGTCCTGCTGTAATCCAGATTCAAATCTACTTATTTTCTAGTTTACAATTCCCCCCCCcatttttgaattttgtttaaaagatCAAGAGCATTTCTAAGAACATTTAGGTTGCCAGTACAGCAAGCACATGAAGTGTGTTAAATGACCAGAGGGTGAAAGGCGACATGAAGTCACGGTTTTGCTCAACACAATTATCTGATGAAATATTTTGCTGCCCTGTTTTGCCTTTAAGCATCAGACACAAATTCAATTtctcaaagaaagaaataaagataacaaacaaataaccaaaGCGAGAAATCCGTTCGAAAATAATTCACGTGTAGACCACTCTTTCCGTACTGGATAGAAACGCAGTCGTGTCTACTTTCCTCCGCGATCAAAGGCGGACGCTCAAAGCGAGTCAGACCTGCCACGTTTAAATGACCGCGCGACTTACTAGTCTACACGTGAGCAGAATGCGTGTTTACATGCTTTCCCTTCGAGTTATGAGAGATGCTTGGAAAAAACAATACTTACCGTAAACAAGGCGTCAGAAATTTAGGATGCATAAACGAAACTTTTACAGTGGTGGACTTTCAACACCAAACCCACACCACCGAATAAATGACCTGTAGTGGATATTCAACACCTACAGGTTTACAAAAGCTCACATGACCACAAAGATTCGCACACATTGGAAATGTGAGCGGTGTTTATTGGTAAACCAATATGTTGATGACAATTATTTAACAGCTAAAACACTTAATAAACGTAAGTCTGTCAAAGCCTATGGGATATGTATGGAACATGAAAGACTCATAATTTGGagaaaacttgttttttttaatgagatacCAGGGAACGTTCTCATGAGATAatgtaataattgtaaaatgtgtaatataaagTATAACTTAGTATCGTGTAATATACttgtaatgaatgcacacacgttGAATTGGATCCAGTTGCAGAAGTTTATTTTAGCAATCAAACTGATACGTTTAGT
This is a stretch of genomic DNA from Electrophorus electricus isolate fEleEle1 chromosome 6, fEleEle1.pri, whole genome shotgun sequence. It encodes these proteins:
- the LOC118241577 gene encoding ribonuclease-like 3; translated protein: MEIRGFAVGLLLALSATLLVDTQTTDVMRRYKHFLRQHVIEDMELNQCDQVINKRNINKCNTNNCKEINTFILATDEQVRAVCSDGGTPKGRNLYESTKRFPLVICKLKKGARCPKCEYNGKKSRRTITVACVKGWPVHFEGSNIVLDLFKGIFERALMMLSG